CACCGGGGTTCTGCGGGGCGGCCTGCGCGCCGAAGGCAAGTCTGTCGGCCTGCTGGCCTTTGAGCACACCGCCACAAAAACCCGGCTGGACGGCAACGACTACGGCCTCATGAGCCATTACCGCGTGTTCACGGCGAACAGGCGCTACGGCGGCGGCGCGTGGTACTGGCCCAGCACGTCACGCCTGCTGCCCGGCGGCGCGGTTGAAGTGCGCTGGGCTCCCGAAGAGGGCCGTCCCTTTGAGATGACCGCCGTCTACCGCTGGGCCGCCCCGGACACCCTGGACCTCACGACCTCCGTCACGGCAAAGGAGGACCTGAAGGGCTTCGAGTCCTTCCTGGCGTCCTATTTCACCAAGGACTTCCCCTCGGCCACCGTGTGCGTGAAGGACGGCCCGGAGGGCAAACCCGCCTTCCGCAGCACGCCGGAAAGTGCGGGGCCGTGGCAGGTTTTCCCGCGCGACGCGGCCGCCGTCGCCCTCATCCAGGACGGACGCTGGAAGATTGAGCCGAACCCCGTGGACTGGGCAGTCCGGGACGAGCTGTACGCCCCGCTCATCATCCGCCGCAATCAGGACACGGGCGTGTGCGCCGTCTTCATGGCCCCGCGCGAGGACAGTTTCGGCGTCATGTCCCCCTGCGAGGGTGAGGCCCACTACTCCTGCTACCTGAACCAGATCGGCCGCGACGTCAAGGCCGGAGAGACGGTCTCCGCGCGGGCCAGGCTCGTGGTGCGCCCCCTGGCCAAAGACGAGGAGGCTCTGGCGCTCTACGACGCCTATCTCCGGGAACTCGCGGCGCCGTGAAGAGGGCTGTCGGACAAGTCAGACCGGTCCGACTTGTCCGACCTGTCTGACGTTTCCCGCTCATCCGACCGATCGGACCGATCCGACCGATCGGTCTGATTTCTTCCTCCGGACTCCCCTCACCCCAGCCCGTAGAGCGCCGCGTATTTCTCCTCGAGGTACCGCAGGAAAGGCTCCGGCGTGGGGGGCTGGCCGGTGACCTCGGTGAGAAGCTGGTCCGCCGCGACCGCGCGGCCGCGGGAATGCACATGCTTCCGGAGCCAGCCGAGGACGTCCCAGAACTTCCCCTGCGCCACGCCGTCCCAGAGGTTCGACAGGTCCTGCTCCATCTTCTCCATGAGCTGGGCCGCGTAGAGGTTGCCGAGGGCGTAGGTGGGGAAATAGCCGAAGGAGCCGTGGGACCAGTGGATGTCCTGGAGGCAGCCGCGGGCGTCGTCGGGCACCTCGCAGCCGAGGTAGAGCCGCATGCGCTCGTTCCACAGCTCGGGCACATGCTCCGCCTCAATGCTTCCCTCGATCAACGCCGTCTCGATCTCGAAGCGCAGGATGATGTGCAGGTTGTAGGTGCACTCGTCCGCCTCGACGCGGATAAGCGACGGCTCGACGCGGTTCGACGCGCGCCACACCTGCTCGGGGGACAGGTCCTCCGGAGCGCCGGGGAACACGGAGCGGACCCGGGGCGTGTAGTGCCGCCAGAAGGGCAGGCTGCGCCCGACGATGTTCTCCCACAGGCGCGACTGCGACTCGTGCATGCCCAGAGACGGCGCGTCGGCCAGAAAGGTGCGCCGGTAGCGCGCGGGGAAGCCCTGCTCGTAGAGGGCGTGCCCGCCCTCGTGGACCGAACTGGACAGCGCGGAGAGAAAGTCGCGCCGGCTCACCCGCGTGGTGACACGCACGTCCTCCGTGTCAAAGGAGGTGGTGAAGGGGTGGACCGACTTGTCCTGCCGCCCGGCCTCGAAGTCGAAGCCCATGTCCCGCAGCACCTCCTCGGTGAGCCGGAGCTGCGCCTCCTCCTCCCAGTCGCGGTTCATCCAGGCCGTGTCCGGCTGGAGGGGGGACTCCACGATCCGGGCGACCAGCGCGCCCTGGCGCTCCGCGAGGGTGTCAAAGATGGGTCGCAGCCGCGAAGCGGTCATGCCGCGCTCATAGTCCTCCAGGAGGGCGTCGTAGGGCGACTCGGCGTATCCCAGGCATTCCGCCTTCTCCCGCGCGAGGGAGACCAGGCCCGCGAGGTGGGGCAGGAACTCGCCGAAGGCGGACTCCGACCGCGCCCGCACCCATGCGTGGTAGGCGCGGCTCTGGGCCTGCGCCATGCGGTGCACCAGCGACTCCGGCAGGCGCGCCGCCCGCTCCAGGTCGCGCGCCGTCTCGCGGACAAAGTCGTTCTCGCCCAGCGACAGCTCGGACGCCTCGGCGGTCAGCTCGGCCACCAGGTCGCGCATTTCGGAACTGGTGAACAGGCGGTGCTCCAGCGCCGCGAGCGTGGCGATCTGGTGGCCGCGGGCCTCGGCCCCCTTCGGAGGCATGCACACCTCCTCGTCCCACTGGAGCAGCGCCAGCGTGCGCCGCAGATCCACCACCTCCCCCGTCTTCCGGAAGAACAGCTCCATCTTGTCGGTCAATGAGGACATGTCTTGCTCCACAGCCTTTGGGGACACCGCTTAAACGATAGCACAGTGTGCGGGGCTCATTGGCGCCCGCCGCAGCATTTCTTGTACTTCCGCCCGCTCCCGCAGGGGCACGGATCATTCGGGCCGCCCGCCGGGGGCGCCTCCCGCTCCTGGCGGCGCACCCATTCCATGACATTCGCCGGGGGGCACTGCGCGCGCAGCTCCGACGCCATGAACCGCATGGTCGGCGCGGCATGGGTGAAGAAGCGCCGGTACCCCGCGCACAGGTAGTTTAACCCCGGCTCGCCGGTGGGCGCCGTCGTGAAGCGGTGCTTGGGGCATTCGCCCCGGCACACGAAATGGACCGGACATGCGCGGCAGTAGCCGGGCAGGGTGTCCGCCTTGTCGCGGCCGAATCGGGTCTGGGCCTCCGAGGCTGCCAGTTCGCGGACGTTCGTCTCCAGGATGTTTCCCAGCCGGTACTCCGGGTAGACGTAGTGGTCGCAGGCGTAGAGGTCGCCGTTGCGCTCAAGGGCCATGGCGAAGCCGCAGTGCTCGCGGAACAGGCACAGGCTCGGTTGCATGCCCATCCACGCCTCCAGCGTCACCTCGAAGAGCTGCACATAGACCCGTCCCACGTCCTCGCGCACCCATTCATCGTAGATCGTCGTCAGGAACTGGCCGTACTCCTCCGGCGTGGGGCACCACGGCGCGACCTGCCCGGTGGAAGCAGCCCCCGGCCGCGACAGGGTCAGGCCGTCGGGGTCGGGCGCGTCGGGAATGCGCTCCACAATGGGGATGAACTGCATGTGCCCGCTGCCGTGGCGGCGCAGGAAGCGGTACACCTCCAGGGGCCGCGCCGCGCTTTCGTGGTGGACGCAGGTCAGGGTGTTGAACTCGACTTTGTGCCGCTTGAGGCACTCCAGCGCCCGCATGACCCGGTCGTGGGTGCCCTTGCCCCGGGCGTCCAGCCGGTAGGCGTCATGCACCTCCTTCGGCCCGTCCAGCGACAGCCCCACAAGAAAGTCATGCTTTTTGAAGAAGGCGGCCCAGGCGTCGTCCACCAGGATGCCGTTCGTCTGGAAGGTGTTGTGGAGGGTGCGGCCGCCGGCGTGCTCCCGCTGGAGCGCCACAGCCCGCCGGAAGAAGTCCAGCCCCGCCGCCGTCGGCTCGCCGCCCTGCCAGGCAAAGGTGACCTCCGGCGTGTCATGGGCCGCGATGTAGTCGCGGACATAGGCCTCCAGGACGGCGTCGGACATGACCGGCGCGCCCTTGCCGGGGTACAGCCCCTCCTTCTCCAGGTAGAAGCAGTACGCGCACCGGAGGTTGCACAGCGCCCCGGTGGGTTTCGCCATGACATGAAAGGCGAACGGCGTCTGTCGGTTGGAGGGGAAATCCGGCACGTCTTGCTCCATCTTGGGATTGCGCTGCCATTGTACCGCGCCCGGCGGCGGCAACGGAAACGCCGGGAACCCCTCTTCCGGGCGTTTTCGGCCGCCTTTTCGCTCCCCGGCCAGAAATCTGTTGACAAAAATGAAGGAAAGCGTTATCTTATAAGAGGTTGTCACACTGGAGAACGAATGCTCGGCGTTCGCCGCAGGAGACTCTGGAAAACGAGAATGTCCGTCATGCAGAGGGTGGATCAATGAACACAGCGGAAGTGAAAGAAGCCATCGGCAAACTGGGAACGATGGTTCAGGCGACAACGGCCGGTCCGGACGGGCAGGGACCGTCCGGGGCGCTGGACATTTTGCGGGGGGCGGTGGACGCCCTGGCGCGGGAATGTGAAATGCGGCGCGCGGCCCGGGCCACCGCCGCCGAGGAGATGGCTGCGCTGGTCGTTTCCCTGAGGGACTATCTGGAGACCGCCGACACGGGGGTTTCCGAGGCGGCCGAGGCGAAGGCGGCGGCGCTGGCATCCGAGGTGGAGACCCTGAAGGCCGCCCTGGAGGAGGCCGAGTCCCGCGCCAAACAGGCCGAGCGGCAGGGGCAGGAGGGGGCGCAGGCGCTGGCCCAGCTCCGCACACTGGAGGAGCACCTCCAGAAGCGGGGGGAGACCATTAACGAGGCGCGCCGGCGCATTCTGCGCCTGCAGGAAAAGCTTGAGGCGCTGGTGGCGGAGAGCGCGGCGGACAAGGAGAAGCTGAAGGAGCAGGAGGCCACCCTGGTCCGGCGCAACGCGGCGCTCAAGGCGGCGGAGGACCGTTTCAGCGACCTGCGCCGGCGCATGGACGCGGCGGGCGGCAGTGCGGCCCCGGGAATGCAGGCCCAGGTCAAGGTTCTGGAGAACCAGGTGGAGGAGGCGCAGAAGGCGGCGGCGGCGCTGGAGGAGCGCCATGGGAAACTCCAGCAGGAGTTGAACCAGCGGGTGGCCGCCGAGGCGGCGGCGCGCCAGCGCATTGAGGAAATGAAGCACCAGGTGGACGATGCGGAGCACGAGCGCGGCGAGATGGCGAAGCGCATGGGCCGTCTGGAGGACGAACTCCGCAAAGCGTCGGACGCGCGGGATGAGGCGTCCGCCCAGGCGAAGAAGGCGGCCGAGGCCCTGCAGCGCGCCGAGGCGGCGGCGGAGGCGGCGAAGAAGGACCTGGCGGCGGCGCGCGGCCAGAACGGGGCGCTGGCTGCCGAAAAGGCCGCGCTGGAGGCAAGGGTGGCGGAACTGGCCCCCAAGGCCGCCGAACTCGAGAAGGAGCGCGCGGCGGCGGCGGAAAAACTGGCCGCCCTCGGCAGGGAGAAGGACGAGGCGCTGGCTTCGGCCGAGGCTTCCGGCAGGCGTGCCGGTGAA
This portion of the Candidatus Hydrogenedentota bacterium genome encodes:
- a CDS encoding carboxypeptidase M32, which gives rise to MSSLTDKMELFFRKTGEVVDLRRTLALLQWDEEVCMPPKGAEARGHQIATLAALEHRLFTSSEMRDLVAELTAEASELSLGENDFVRETARDLERAARLPESLVHRMAQAQSRAYHAWVRARSESAFGEFLPHLAGLVSLAREKAECLGYAESPYDALLEDYERGMTASRLRPIFDTLAERQGALVARIVESPLQPDTAWMNRDWEEEAQLRLTEEVLRDMGFDFEAGRQDKSVHPFTTSFDTEDVRVTTRVSRRDFLSALSSSVHEGGHALYEQGFPARYRRTFLADAPSLGMHESQSRLWENIVGRSLPFWRHYTPRVRSVFPGAPEDLSPEQVWRASNRVEPSLIRVEADECTYNLHIILRFEIETALIEGSIEAEHVPELWNERMRLYLGCEVPDDARGCLQDIHWSHGSFGYFPTYALGNLYAAQLMEKMEQDLSNLWDGVAQGKFWDVLGWLRKHVHSRGRAVAADQLLTEVTGQPPTPEPFLRYLEEKYAALYGLG
- a CDS encoding anaerobic sulfatase maturase, translating into MEQDVPDFPSNRQTPFAFHVMAKPTGALCNLRCAYCFYLEKEGLYPGKGAPVMSDAVLEAYVRDYIAAHDTPEVTFAWQGGEPTAAGLDFFRRAVALQREHAGGRTLHNTFQTNGILVDDAWAAFFKKHDFLVGLSLDGPKEVHDAYRLDARGKGTHDRVMRALECLKRHKVEFNTLTCVHHESAARPLEVYRFLRRHGSGHMQFIPIVERIPDAPDPDGLTLSRPGAASTGQVAPWCPTPEEYGQFLTTIYDEWVREDVGRVYVQLFEVTLEAWMGMQPSLCLFREHCGFAMALERNGDLYACDHYVYPEYRLGNILETNVRELAASEAQTRFGRDKADTLPGYCRACPVHFVCRGECPKHRFTTAPTGEPGLNYLCAGYRRFFTHAAPTMRFMASELRAQCPPANVMEWVRRQEREAPPAGGPNDPCPCGSGRKYKKCCGGRQ